The nucleotide window CGAAGCTGGGAATAGAGGGGGTGGATGTGGCCTGGGATGTAGGGCTGGTGCCGGCCACCCTCGCCGACGAACAGGAGCCGATGCCGGCGGAGGTCGAAGAAGCCCTGGCGGAGCTGGACCGGTATGTTTCCCCCATTCCGCCCGAGCCGCGCCAGCCCATGGCGCCGGCACAGAGAGCCAACCCCGAGGGTGACGTGAATGCTTCGGCGTGGGAGGATATGGAGATCCGCCGTAAGGCGCTGGAAAGCTGGATGCGCAGAGCAACCCCGGAAGATGCGGAGGACCTGATGCGGGAGGGTATTCGGCTGGCGAAGGCCGGCGAGACCGCACAGGCCTACGATATCTTCTCCACCGTCACGCGTCTGGTGCCGGACCATGTCGAGGCCTGGTTATGGAAAGGCGGGACCGCCCTGCATCCGCAGGAATCGGTGCGCTGTCTCCAGCG belongs to Anaerolineae bacterium and includes:
- a CDS encoding tetratricopeptide repeat protein is translated as KLGIEGVDVAWDVGLVPATLADEQEPMPAEVEEALAELDRYVSPIPPEPRQPMAPAQRANPEGDVNASAWEDMEIRRKALESWMRRATPEDAEDLMREGIRLAKAGETAQAYDIFSTVTRLVPDHVEAWLWKGGTALHPQESVRCLQRALELDPDNPRARQGLAWALARLQASEDSRERELE